CTACTGTTCTGTAAACAGGAATGTCTTATAATAACGAGTCAAGAGGAAGGGGACACAGTGTCCTGAGCCATGAGCATAACAGGAAACGAAGTTGGCACTGGAGACAGCATGATGGTCTATTTGCATGTCAATCTATGAAAGATCATTCCCATCCAGCCAAGATCCAGGAGTGTGTATCTCCAACTAACATTTAATGTAGAAACTGGAcgatgaaaatgaaaatgtttcTGGTTCGAGCTTTCTCGAAAATAAACGTGCATCGTGGAATTCTCTGCTGTTGATTTTAATCTTTGCATATCGTCGGATAAGTGGACAGGATCGTTTGAAGCAATTAGTACATTGCAAGAGAAAATGATAATAAATCATTATCCCGTGCACTTCTATAATCAAAGGAGCCTGGAAAAATAATCAAAGCTCTTCCTCAGATCACACAGCGCCTGGTTGCCTCAGACGGAAGGGGTTAGGTTCCTCCATCTGAATATAACATTGTTTCATCCTTGGCAGTGAACCCCTGGCATCAGTATCAAACTTTAAAGGGGGAACGTACATGTTTTTGTACTCAAGATTTAAACATACACAGTTTGGCGAGGCAGAATATTCCTGATATAGGTGATATTGAGGACATCAGGGTACTGGGTCTCTAGCCAAAATACATAATGGTGTGTGGCAGGTTGGACTGCAAAAGAAATTTTCTTGCATTGTTTTCTAAAAAAAACTTGACATGGATTTTATTGTTCAGAGCAAATGAATGAGGGATCGTTGCAAATTAACATCAGGTAACAAACCAGAATTCGTATTCAACATACTTTATTTGTTATAGGACAAAATGTGCAAATGTTTCACACAGTAAGTGCCACTGCAAGAATCCACTACAGTAGCATTAGGGGCCACAGTCCTAAGGCATTAAACACCGTAACATAGTAAAATCATTGAGATCAAATAATTGAATCTATCATTTATCCTTATTATGGATCTCAGTATTTGATACAGTACAGTATTGGTGAATAATGCTTTAGAGGCAGCCAGTCTTTTCTTTCAGCATGTGGCTGCTGGCTGTTGATTGGTTGCTGGTGTGATCAGGTGGTTGGGGGCTGACGCCTCTTCCTGTACTCTgggatatgatggaggatccaGCCGGCAGGTGTCAGGAGAGCAAACGCAAAGAGTGACATAATGAAGAAACTTTGCTGTAGAGAGATCAGAATATTGGGAAATAAATGTGTGAAGTGTCGTCCTTTCAAATGCACAGCAATAACTGCAACAACCTCAGTGAAACCAATACTCACATCatatcatttaaaatgtttcttgtgCTTTTATATAAACCCACCGACGATGAGATTTGAAACAATTTGTTCTCAGGTTACTTGAACTCTAATTGTATAAACCGTTTAGCCTCGAGGTCACAGATTTTTCTCTCTACTGGTTTCCAAGGGCATTTGAATAAAGTAATCAGGGACTTGTTGATAAGTGGAACCAAGTAATGAACATGAACATAATAAATAAAGGTAGATTACCGAGCTAGGTTATCAACTCTACACAAAATATGTAATTAACaattaatgtaatgtaatgtaattcatgttttacatttacattttacatttttacatttacgtgTTAAGCAACCAGTGCTGATAGGCTTATCGGATATGTTTTAACGATGATGATCTTTAATATGTCTCCTaatttttcagatattaaataagtatataaaaatataaaataaaaaatgtattacaATGGTGCATTTTTCACTTGAAATAATTTGATATTAAAATCTTTGAATTTTGAAGCAGCTCTTTTACAACAAACATACTGTTAAAATGCATTTAGGTAACTgatataatttttaaatgtaaatcaaCGTCCAATACATTAATTCATTCTGACTAGTACCTCAGTCTCTCTAAACTCTTCTAAAACATCATATCATCTGTGTTCAGTCAGCTGAAACGTGGGGAATTTTTCAACTACTGCAAAGCTGTTCCACTTACCCCTGGTCCAATCTTGCTCTTGGGTGGTTTGCTGTAGATGCTGGACCTTTTTCTCTGCAGAATGACCCTGGCCAAGTTTAAACTCCTGGGCTGCCGGGCCCGACTTAGACACACCAGCATCTCAGCTGCAGTAGGGGTCAGAacgagtgactgtgtgtgtgtgtgtgtgtacgtgtgtgtgaaagaaagaaaatgagctGAGGAAGAAAGAGACGGGTGTACACTGTTTGCACCCCTGCAACCCTCCTCTAAAATGCTGAAGATGAATCTTGTGAATCCCCTTAAACGAGCCAGGATGTGGGCATTAATCTGCAAACCAGCCCCCTCTGAGGGAGGGGTCTGTCCTGGCTGACTGTAACTTTCACACACTACCACTTCTCACAAACAGCTTGATTTAATTGACACTGTCTATGATACAGTCATGATTCTCCCTAGTACAATAATCATTTCTAACTATTTTAATGCAGCCAGAAATTACATGTTAAATCAATTCCAAAACATGTAATTTAGGCAAGTACACGAAAATCACTTTATTGGAAAAAGAGACTAATGTAAAACCTTCTCTGACCCGATGATGTAGTCTCGTTGTGAATCGCATACCCTCATTGATTGATTTCCGGTATAAAACTCTTTGTCAGCTGAACAGGCTGGTGGTTGATAGGGGCTTGCGGAAAAGCAGGTTCATGAAAGGTGGCCGCCGTGGACCGGAAAAGAACACAACACCTGGCTGTCTGCTCTTTGTACGTTCAGTGCCATGTGGAGTACAATGCCGCCTAAATTATGATCTGATTTAGAGACTAGATTAGAGGAAGGggacgggggggtgggggggggtgcagcCAGCTGTTCTGTCCTGCAGCAGTGTGGTTCATACATATTAGTTATGACATTAGACAAGTAGGTCTTTGTTCTTATCTTTTGCCAGACAACGCAGGACTCTTGCCTGTTGATGGATAGCATCCCAGAAGCTACACTTAGGCTCATGCAGCTGCCTGAGTCTTAAAGATTTGACAATGCACTTTAATTGGACGTCAGGCTGCATGTGAAGGATGGGTGAAGGGTGTGTGACATGGTTATTCACCATTCTGTTAAATGGTTCTACTGTTGGAAAAGTCCAAATGTGCCTTTAGGTTAAAAGGTCCCATAAGAAACAAGAGAAATAAAGTGAGCAATGCATAAATGTAATTTATTTCAaaacatttatttcattttttaagtAAGTTAACTTATATTGAGCACTATTTGTATAGCTATCGTAACGGTGCTAGGTATGCGGACTGACAGGCCCTGCCTTCATCAGAGAGGATGCTGGGAAATGTGTGGAGAATGGTTATTGACATTACTGTTAATGTGTTAATTGATGTGCAGTTATTCTGTTGTTGGAAGTTATGGGGGCCTGGGGAACACGCTCTGGGATGCTGAAGTGTCTGATATGTGGGAATTAACACCATCATCGTGAAGTGAACGTGGCTGTCAGCACGGGCAGAGGGGGAGGTGAAATGAGTGGTGTACTGTTAATAAAAGACACTTGCTGTTGAAATGAGCTCCTCTTGTCAGACTCCTTTCTTCACGGACACGACACTATTTTCCCCACCAACATGGTCACAAAACAGCTCTACAGAaatcatgtgtatgtgtgtgtgtgtgtgaaggacatGGGGTGATAAGGTATAGAGCTGGTTGGGAAATTAACCAACCGGTTAACTGGTTTTTATAAGTTCAACATGAGATCAGAGGGAGCAGAGAGAACACAGAGTGCCAAATCATCAGATGGGGGTTAGTCCATGCCTGAAACAAACACGATTTTCCTTATTTTAAACAGAGTGATAATATTCTAGCAAGAGGAATTATATTCTTACATAATGTTCCTTTAGGCAATAGTGGATAGTGTGATTTTGATATTTTCCAAATTATGAAACTTTAATTAAACAGAGGCACTCAGATGCTACAGAGGATAGGCAAACAAAACCATAAAGGTAAATAAACCACATATACAACTGCTAGACAGAAATGTTACGTGAGAAGGGAATAGTTCAGTGTGGACTCAAAATTAGTTTAAAAACTAAAAACAGGGCAAGAGATGCAAACAGAAGCATTGCTACTACTTTGAAATGACAATGGAGGAGAAATAGCCAGACAGTAGGCTATATGAATATCTGTTGTGCATCCAGGTAAGAATATTCACGGCAACAGGAGGATGGAATGCAAATGGAGCAGGTCCAGAGGACCGGAGACTCCAGGCCAAGGGTACTGGAGCCATGGGGAATTGGACTTATGTCAGACAGGCCCAGAGGGCAAGAACAAACAACAGCTAGTAGCTTAACCGGGCGTGCACCTGCATTATATCAGACAGGTTGGGACAGCcgtacaacagattgttgggtGTGTTTATAGTGCACAGTAATTAACCCAAGATGTATTCGGTGATCAGAATGTAAGCAGGGAGTTTGGATGGAGTATCTTTGGCAGAACCTAAAGGAAGCAGATACAAGATGGCACCCAGAGTCATCAGCAATTCTCCAGTCCACTGTGTGACCTCATAAGAGAGGCGGGGCCAACATATCAACTTACCCTTATTCTCTACACACTTTCTAGAACTGCACCTTTACCTAATGGGGAAAACAATTACGCTAAGACTTTGATGCACACACGTTTAGCCTAGGCATATTGAAACTGTGTAAAGATCTCTGTCTCAAACACTGACAGCAAGGCTCATCCATAGCTGGGGTGAAGCAAGCAAACGCTTTCTTCATTTGACCAAAATAGGCAAAGCAGAACATAATGGTTATTAAGGGTTATGGGATTATTCAGACATACTGTGGCAAAATCATTTAAAGGTATGTAAGTCAGTGATGGTTTATTGAATACAAAATGTAACTGACAGCCAATGTAGTGTGAATACAAAAGGGTCAATTTGATCAAAGGACTCCAGAATAATTCCAGTG
The window above is part of the Brachyhypopomus gauderio isolate BG-103 chromosome 9, BGAUD_0.2, whole genome shotgun sequence genome. Proteins encoded here:
- the LOC143522502 gene encoding cytochrome c oxidase subunit 8A, mitochondrial, whose protein sequence is MLVCLSRARQPRSLNLARVILQRKRSSIYSKPPKSKIGPGQSFFIMSLFAFALLTPAGWILHHIPEYRKRRQPPTT